DNA from Prunus persica cultivar Lovell chromosome G6, Prunus_persica_NCBIv2, whole genome shotgun sequence:
cttatatataaaacacGATTTATACATCAAAGACTCTTTTCGGAAAATGGCattccaaaaaaaatgaaggaaagcCATTGTGTTTCTAACAAGCATTATGTCTTGATATCTTAATAACGAACATTAAAGCAAGAAGCTAGATTAGTATTTGAAACCCAACGACGCAAGCAACATGACAGCACAAGATACATCAAATATAAACCTATAACCTAAGTAATTTTGATATCGTGCAGAAGCCTTGCAGCCATTGAGCCATATCTTCTAGCTTCCCAATCAGTAAGTTTACCACTCTGAGGTCTTCTCCCTGGCTCACAATCTTCCTCAACCTCTTCATCAAGAGAACTGTTTTCACCTTTTTCCTTGCTGCTTTCGACTTCATCATCTTTCTTACTGATCACCTTAACTGTGTTTTCTGGAATTGTCTCAACTTCATCAACTTTCTGATCAATCACCTTAGCCGCTTCTTCCTCTCCAGTCTCCACTTCATCGTCTTTCTCATCAATCACCTCAACTGCATTGTCTGCATACCCCTCTGGAGGCTTTAATGTCATAATGTAAAGTTGAATATCTGGATGCTGGTAGGTACTGTCCATCTGCAGGAGTtcggaaaaagaaaatttcttgtatttaagaaaattaaacaaaggTAAGAGTGAATATTCTCCGAAGCTCAAGGCAAAGTGTGGATGCCAGAAAAGCATTAATCTTATATGTGGTGCATTATGAATGACGCAAGACCCTACAATAACTTAGCCCCCAAGAATATCAACAATTCAATCCATGCACTAACATGCAATCTACATGTCACAGGAACCAGGAATTTCACTTGCAAACCACATGGACAAGTATTTGGATTTGCATTACAAAAACTAAACTGTACCTTAGAATTTGGAACAATTTTCACATCGAAGTTTCTTctccacatttgaagcatttGCTCATGGACACTTGTAGACCGAATCTCATACCCAATCTTCCCAATTGAAACAACCAGTGCATCAATAACAATTTttaggaaaaaataattaaagctaAAACCTAGGAAGTAGCATACCAAAATTGTAGTTTTAGGCCCTGATAATGCAAACATTGTCTGCAACAGTGGTTCCAAGAGATTTTCTTTATACACCTTAAAGCCAAGTAAGTTGTTATAACGACATAAAAAGACTAGGACATCAGggtgaaataaattataagcACAACACAAGTA
Protein-coding regions in this window:
- the LOC18772147 gene encoding protein-lysine methyltransferase METTL21D; the protein is MEPDRLNSPTTFTMNLEVLGHDLQFAQDPNSKHLGTTVWDASLVFVKFLEKNCRKGRFSPAKLKGKRVIELGAGCGVAGFGMALLGCDVVMTDQVEVLPLLMRNVERNTSRITQMNSDSFGSIEAAELSWGDKDHIRAVGPPFDYIIGTDVVYKENLLEPLLQTMFALSGPKTTILIGYEIRSTSVHEQMLQMWRRNFDVKIVPNSKMDSTYQHPDIQLYIMTLKPPEGYADNAVEVIDEKDDEVETGEEEAAKVIDQKVDEVETIPENTVKVISKKDDEVESSKEKGENSSLDEEVEEDCEPGRRPQSGKLTDWEARRYGSMAARLLHDIKIT